One Rosa chinensis cultivar Old Blush chromosome 5, RchiOBHm-V2, whole genome shotgun sequence genomic region harbors:
- the LOC112166507 gene encoding NAC domain-containing protein 90: protein MDQALTTGFRFYPTEEELVSFYLLNKLESKHQDSIRRVIPDLDIYSIEPWELPKYAAELCREDTEQWFFFTPRQQREVQGGRPNRTTASGYWKATGSPGYVYSSDNRVIGVKKTMVFYKGKAPTGRKTKWKMNEYRAIEETAAPSATTSNSASTAIIPKLRHEFRLCRVYIVSGSSRAFDRRPLEGSRDTSHRRSDLTRASASSSHQAAMVEEKTSSSSDTHSNSGDLADFQAGNNNDWEMNDDLQQPLWEWEQLILL, encoded by the exons ATGGATCAAGCACTCACAACAGGCTTTCGTTTCTACCCAACTGAAGAAGAACTCGTCTCCTTCTACCTCCTCAACAAGCTCGAATCCAAGCACCAAGACAGCATTCGCCGCGTCATCCCAGACCTTGACATTTACAGCATCGAGCCATGGGAGCTCCCAA AGTATGCAGCGGAGCTGTGCCGTGAAGACACCGAGCAGTGGTTCTTCTTTACGCCGAGGCAGCAACGAGAAGTGCAAGGTGGGAGACCTAACCGGACTACGGCTTCCGGCTACTGGAAGGCAACAGGCTCGCCTGGCTATGTTTACTCCTCGGATAATCGGGTCATTGGAGTGAAGAAAACCATGGTTTTCTACAAAGGGAAAGCTCCAACTGGAAGAAAGACCAAGTGGAAGATGAATGAGTACAGAGCCATTGAAGAAACAGCAGCTCCCTCAGCTACCACTAGTAATAGTGCCAGTACTGCTATCATTCCCAAG TTGAGGCATGAATTCCGACTGTGCCGGGTGTACATTGTTTCGGGGAGTTCTCGAGCATTTGACAGGCGCCCGCTGGAAGGAAGCAGAGATACATCACATCGACGAAGTGATTTAACGAGGGCAAGTGCTTCTTCATCTCACCAGGCAGCAATGGTAGAAGAGAAAACAAGCTCATCATCGGATACTCATTCAAATTCAGGAGACCTAGCTGATTTCCAAGCAGGGAATAATAATGATTGGGAAATGAATGATGATCTTCAACAACCTCTATGGGAATGGGAGCAGCTAATCTTACTCTGA